In one Sporomusa sphaeroides DSM 2875 genomic region, the following are encoded:
- a CDS encoding ABC transporter ATP-binding protein, with protein MSDTVIKVENLSKQYQLGTIGSGTLYRDLQSWWARLKGKEDPNSKLGQWDVSQIGEDNSFWALRDVSFEINQGDIVGIIGRNGAGKSTLLKILSRVTGPTSGQIKIKGRVASLLEVGTGFHPELTGRENVYLNGAILGMRKAEIDRKFDEIVDFAEISKFIDTPVKRYSSGMYVRLAFAVAAHLDPEILIVDEVLAVGDIEFQKKCLGKMKDVGQQGRTVLFVSHNMVAIEQLCSSAILIENGQIKSKSFTVRDIIKDYLYKNEYSQFTLWENKEKEFSNPYFYPVKMYIGDKDGKLLPTPIRNDQDAFIFIEAQIKKIDKALTVGYAIYTDSGECLYWSYQTDESEEEWPTLIVGSNVLYSNLPKRLLNEGKYRIELIGGVHFRKWLFQPLKSPPSISLEIVGGLSDSPYLLYKRPTVLNPIIRWNSFNRKVE; from the coding sequence ATGTCAGATACAGTGATAAAGGTTGAGAATTTGTCAAAGCAATATCAATTAGGTACTATTGGTTCCGGTACGTTGTATCGGGATTTGCAGAGTTGGTGGGCGAGGCTTAAGGGTAAAGAAGACCCGAACTCAAAGCTAGGTCAATGGGATGTGTCACAGATAGGCGAAGATAACAGCTTTTGGGCGCTTAGAGATGTCTCATTTGAGATTAATCAAGGAGATATTGTTGGTATTATTGGTCGCAATGGAGCGGGCAAATCTACGCTTCTTAAGATATTATCGCGTGTGACGGGGCCTACTAGTGGGCAGATAAAAATAAAGGGTAGAGTGGCAAGTTTATTGGAGGTTGGTACAGGTTTTCATCCGGAACTGACTGGGAGAGAAAACGTATATCTAAATGGAGCTATTCTAGGTATGCGTAAGGCTGAGATAGATCGCAAATTTGACGAGATAGTAGACTTCGCGGAAATATCTAAGTTTATAGATACTCCTGTAAAAAGATATTCATCGGGAATGTATGTACGTTTAGCTTTTGCTGTAGCTGCGCATCTAGATCCTGAAATTCTTATTGTCGATGAGGTGCTGGCTGTAGGGGATATAGAGTTTCAAAAAAAATGTTTAGGCAAGATGAAAGATGTAGGCCAACAGGGAAGAACTGTATTATTTGTTAGTCATAACATGGTTGCTATTGAACAATTATGTTCTAGTGCGATTCTGATCGAAAACGGGCAAATAAAAAGCAAATCCTTTACGGTTAGAGATATTATTAAGGATTATTTATATAAAAATGAATATAGCCAATTTACGCTATGGGAGAATAAGGAGAAAGAATTTAGCAATCCTTATTTTTATCCTGTAAAAATGTATATTGGTGATAAAGATGGTAAGTTACTACCAACCCCCATACGGAATGATCAAGATGCTTTCATTTTTATAGAAGCTCAGATTAAGAAGATTGATAAAGCATTGACAGTTGGTTATGCGATATATACAGATAGTGGTGAGTGTTTATATTGGTCATATCAGACTGACGAGAGCGAAGAAGAATGGCCAACACTAATAGTGGGCTCAAATGTTTTGTATTCGAATCTGCCTAAAAGGCTTTTAAATGAAGGGAAATATAGAATTGAATTAATTGGGGGAGTGCATTTTCGAAAGTGGTTATTTCAGCCCTTAAAATCACCGCCAAGTATTTCCTTGGAAATTGTAGGAGGTTTGAGTGATTCTCCTTATCTATTATATAAGAGACCTACAGTTTTAAATCCAATAATTAGATGGAATTCTTTTAACAGAAAGGTAGAGTAA
- a CDS encoding ABC transporter permease, with amino-acid sequence MHLEQEQWTSIIKPSNGWFDIDFKGLWHYRDLIAMMVKRDFVAFYKQTILGPLWFLLQPLLTTIVFTIVFGQIAKLPTNGLPQVLFYLSGTVMWNYFAACLNTTSNTFVANAGIFGKVYFPRLVIPIGVVITNMLSFGIQFALFLALLIFFMLQGAAVAPNLWILVTPLLVLQMGCLGLGCGIIVSSMTTKYRDLSLLVTFGAQLWMYATPVVYPVSMASGFMSWVLVLNPMTAIIEIFRYAFLGGQMIPLWYWLVSGAITVILFMVGIILFSKVEKNFMDTV; translated from the coding sequence ATGCATCTAGAACAGGAACAATGGACAAGTATTATTAAACCAAGTAATGGATGGTTTGATATTGATTTTAAAGGACTTTGGCACTATCGTGATTTAATTGCAATGATGGTAAAACGTGATTTTGTGGCTTTTTATAAACAAACCATCTTAGGGCCACTATGGTTTTTACTGCAGCCGTTACTTACTACTATTGTATTTACTATTGTGTTTGGCCAGATTGCTAAATTGCCAACGAATGGGTTGCCCCAAGTCTTATTTTATTTATCGGGAACAGTTATGTGGAATTACTTTGCGGCTTGTTTAAATACTACCTCTAATACCTTTGTGGCCAATGCTGGTATTTTTGGTAAAGTGTATTTTCCCAGGCTAGTTATACCTATTGGCGTGGTGATTACCAATATGTTATCATTCGGAATTCAATTTGCACTATTTTTAGCGCTACTAATCTTCTTTATGCTCCAGGGGGCAGCAGTTGCTCCTAATTTATGGATCTTAGTTACACCACTTTTGGTACTGCAAATGGGCTGTTTGGGGCTAGGGTGCGGTATTATAGTGTCTTCTATGACGACCAAATACCGTGACTTATCGTTATTAGTTACTTTTGGTGCTCAGCTTTGGATGTATGCCACACCGGTAGTATATCCAGTTTCCATGGCAAGTGGATTCATGAGCTGGGTTTTAGTCCTTAATCCCATGACAGCGATTATCGAAATCTTTCGCTACGCCTTTCTTGGAGGGCAGATGATTCCTTTATGGTACTGGCTTGTTAGCGGTGCAATTACCGTAATTTTATTCATGGTTGGTATTATTCTATTCAGTAAAGTTGAGAAAAACTTTATGGATACAGTGTGA
- a CDS encoding sugar transferase: protein MLRKLILLIGDMGILLLSTYLAVAIVFSYYTPKPDATIYYTMSPVMIITAGILFNINGLFTLSRKRYSELLLSLAVTIFNLFIIMMAASFFLREFAYSRSVLVVTAVLQFLLLALWKYMFWRIERARINPRNALLIGSEAECVRLITRLNAQPQLNYKVRYICNNYEDDPWQKIAETIDLIIVCSDMGLKDKAEIVHFCHKHGKQVFLIPDVYELFCSSVELDKIDDIPVFCPRYLKPNLEQRSLKRIMDILVSAIALSVLCPIMLLIAIAIKLDSRGPVFYSQIRTGRDEKPFKVYKFRSMRQDAEKWSGPVLATENDPRITKLGKFFRTTRLDELPQLFNVLMGDMSIVGPRPERPFFVEQFKAEIPEYLYRHNVKPGITGLAQVNGKYNTTPYDKLIYDLIYIQKCNIVTDLVIMLQTIRVLMIKSSTEGVREKGEKVDLSRYEINEIG, encoded by the coding sequence ATGTTACGCAAGCTAATACTACTAATAGGCGATATGGGGATATTATTGTTATCAACATATTTGGCTGTTGCTATAGTCTTTTCATATTACACACCTAAACCTGATGCTACGATTTATTATACTATGTCTCCGGTGATGATTATAACAGCAGGTATTTTATTTAATATTAATGGTTTATTCACACTTTCACGAAAAAGATATAGTGAGTTGTTGTTAAGCTTAGCTGTAACAATATTTAATCTTTTCATCATTATGATGGCTGCCAGTTTTTTTCTGCGAGAATTTGCTTATTCACGCAGTGTGTTAGTTGTTACCGCTGTTTTGCAATTCTTACTACTGGCTCTTTGGAAATATATGTTTTGGCGAATTGAAAGGGCGAGAATCAATCCCCGAAATGCACTTCTAATTGGCAGTGAAGCGGAATGTGTTAGGCTTATTACCAGGTTAAACGCCCAACCACAGTTAAATTACAAGGTGAGATATATATGCAATAATTATGAAGATGATCCCTGGCAAAAAATTGCAGAAACCATTGATTTAATTATTGTTTGTTCTGATATGGGATTAAAAGATAAAGCGGAAATAGTCCACTTTTGCCATAAACATGGCAAGCAGGTATTTTTAATTCCTGACGTGTATGAATTGTTTTGCAGTAGTGTGGAACTAGACAAAATTGACGACATTCCTGTGTTTTGCCCCCGATATCTAAAACCCAATCTTGAACAACGCTCTTTAAAACGTATCATGGATATCTTAGTTTCTGCTATAGCACTCTCGGTATTATGTCCGATTATGCTATTGATAGCTATTGCAATAAAACTTGATAGCAGGGGCCCTGTTTTTTACAGCCAAATTCGCACAGGGCGCGATGAGAAACCATTTAAGGTATATAAATTTCGCAGTATGAGACAAGACGCTGAAAAATGGTCAGGTCCGGTTTTGGCAACGGAAAATGACCCTCGCATTACAAAACTAGGAAAATTTTTCCGCACTACTCGCTTAGACGAGCTGCCCCAGCTTTTTAATGTATTAATGGGAGATATGAGCATTGTGGGACCCAGACCGGAGCGACCCTTCTTTGTCGAACAGTTTAAAGCGGAAATCCCGGAATATTTGTATCGCCATAATGTTAAACCAGGCATTACCGGATTGGCACAAGTGAATGGTAAATACAATACCACACCCTATGACAAACTTATTTATGATTTGATTTATATACAAAAGTGCAATATAGTAACAGATTTGGTTATTATGTTGCAGACAATACGAGTTTTGATGATCAAGAGCAGTACAGAGGGTGTAAGAGAGAAGGGTGAAAAAGTTGATTTGTCCAGATACGAGATCAATGAGATAGGATGA
- a CDS encoding DUF7402 domain-containing protein → MLTIFLVLISILLVGGLVYFKYRQQTQETAYDIQPERVLFYDFTNPNLILSRGKKILVLAPHEDDEALMCSGIIEHALTNGADIKVAVISNGDKKGRKAGLTRIRETLKAMEYLGLPSSNIIFLGYGDTEKNSNSFMNKLYNAETDTTVVSSYVDTQTYSTPETPEYHYQKHGVHGTYNRATFRQDMEEIIEECRPDYIFVTSLYDTHPDHFMLYKFTVESIIHLKRNNPEFSPIMYEYLIHSHDGDDHWPARNPKNGFLTPFSKPNTLDTHTLLDWEKREIFLLPMNMQKVPLLKNKKYITISKYRSQKPAANNKYLYSYVKRDEIFWKKDFSNIACLANVSVSSENESTNQLGIKAIDGIADGYPRFPTNEWATKGETSGAWIQLSWLQTYTINKIVLYDRPNLNDHITGAVLTFSDGSLIKTGPLPNNGSACEISFSAKKINWFKLTVESAEGSNVGLAEIEVYEEKNNAN, encoded by the coding sequence TTGTTAACAATATTCTTGGTTTTGATTTCTATTTTACTTGTTGGGGGATTAGTTTATTTTAAATACCGCCAGCAAACACAAGAAACAGCTTACGACATACAACCCGAAAGGGTGTTATTTTATGATTTCACTAATCCAAATTTAATTTTATCCAGAGGTAAAAAAATATTGGTATTAGCCCCGCATGAAGATGATGAGGCTTTAATGTGTTCGGGCATTATCGAACATGCTTTAACAAACGGTGCTGACATAAAAGTTGCGGTAATTTCCAATGGTGATAAAAAAGGACGGAAAGCCGGCCTAACCCGCATCAGGGAAACCCTTAAAGCCATGGAATATTTAGGGTTGCCTTCTTCTAATATCATCTTTTTAGGCTATGGTGATACGGAAAAGAACAGCAATAGTTTCATGAACAAGCTTTATAACGCTGAAACAGATACTACAGTGGTTTCATCCTACGTCGACACTCAAACATATAGTACCCCTGAGACCCCGGAATATCATTATCAAAAGCATGGTGTTCATGGAACCTACAACCGGGCGACCTTCCGTCAGGACATGGAAGAAATTATTGAGGAATGCAGACCGGACTATATTTTCGTTACATCACTTTATGATACCCACCCTGATCATTTCATGTTGTATAAATTTACAGTTGAGTCAATCATTCACCTTAAACGCAATAATCCTGAATTTTCGCCAATTATGTATGAATATCTCATCCATTCCCATGACGGCGATGATCATTGGCCGGCACGCAACCCTAAAAATGGTTTTCTTACTCCCTTTTCCAAACCAAATACATTGGATACCCATACATTATTAGATTGGGAAAAACGTGAAATCTTTTTGCTGCCCATGAATATGCAAAAAGTTCCGCTGTTAAAAAACAAGAAATATATAACCATAAGTAAGTATCGCAGCCAGAAACCTGCAGCTAATAATAAGTACCTGTACTCCTATGTAAAAAGAGACGAGATTTTCTGGAAAAAGGATTTTTCTAATATTGCCTGTTTAGCAAATGTTAGCGTTTCTTCTGAGAATGAGTCAACCAATCAGCTTGGAATCAAAGCAATTGATGGTATTGCCGATGGTTATCCACGCTTTCCCACTAATGAATGGGCAACAAAAGGAGAAACCTCAGGGGCATGGATTCAATTAAGCTGGCTCCAAACCTATACCATTAATAAGATTGTTCTTTATGACCGGCCAAATTTGAATGATCATATTACCGGCGCGGTCCTTACATTCAGCGATGGTAGTTTGATCAAAACCGGGCCGCTGCCGAATAATGGCAGCGCTTGTGAAATTAGTTTTTCTGCTAAAAAAATCAATTGGTTTAAATTAACGGTTGAATCAGCTGAAGGAAGTAATGTAGGCTTAGCTGAGATTGAAGTTTATGAGGAGAAGAACAATGCAAATTAA
- a CDS encoding glycosyltransferase family 4 protein yields the protein MQINVLHMAHLAIRYGAEKQLLDYLTLAKSTSSEIRHHVCALRISKPIYEELNSLGIPVITTRLWPWNIFSFLNFAKKHDIHILHVHNQLRFPLRSRILPKLAGVPLIIEHEHGMVWNTSSTQLIKWTNKLVNANICNSHAAKIMLERKCNIDAKVIYNGIPLPPEQTEAPAQLKTELGLSETTAIVGFVGRLNNPKGAEAFIRMIPKVIQAVPHTAFIVIGDGPMRSSLETEAKVLGINDQIYFLGYQKNAYHLMKQLDVVVVPSFREAFGNVAIEAALAKKPVIASNVDGIAETVIDGKTGFLVDCTEPIQRQKGTNSLPKAVVDGRTKELRSPKLPNTEILAEKVIHCLQTPELAVTLGNNAYARAVQEFSLERYCKDLDNFYRELTHYK from the coding sequence ATGCAAATTAATGTATTACACATGGCTCACCTGGCAATTAGATACGGTGCGGAAAAGCAGTTATTGGATTATTTGACACTCGCAAAATCAACTTCGAGTGAAATCCGCCATCATGTCTGTGCATTGCGGATTAGCAAGCCGATATATGAAGAATTAAACAGCCTGGGCATTCCTGTGATTACTACCCGCCTATGGCCCTGGAATATATTTTCATTTCTAAATTTTGCAAAAAAACACGATATTCATATTTTACATGTTCATAACCAACTGCGTTTCCCGCTGCGTTCAAGGATTTTGCCAAAATTGGCCGGAGTCCCATTAATCATTGAGCATGAACACGGAATGGTTTGGAACACGTCTTCAACACAATTGATTAAATGGACAAATAAATTAGTGAATGCCAACATCTGCAATTCTCATGCTGCCAAAATTATGTTAGAGCGAAAATGTAACATTGATGCCAAGGTAATCTACAATGGAATTCCACTACCGCCGGAGCAAACAGAAGCCCCGGCTCAATTGAAAACTGAACTGGGGCTTAGTGAAACTACTGCTATAGTCGGGTTTGTAGGCCGGTTAAACAACCCTAAAGGGGCGGAAGCTTTTATAAGAATGATTCCAAAAGTAATTCAAGCGGTTCCGCACACTGCCTTTATTGTGATTGGTGACGGCCCCATGCGTTCTTCCCTGGAAACGGAAGCAAAAGTTCTGGGAATCAACGACCAAATATATTTTTTAGGCTATCAGAAAAATGCCTATCATTTAATGAAACAACTGGATGTCGTGGTGGTTCCATCGTTTAGAGAAGCCTTTGGCAATGTTGCTATCGAAGCCGCCCTGGCAAAAAAGCCGGTAATCGCCTCCAATGTTGACGGAATTGCAGAAACTGTGATTGACGGCAAGACCGGTTTTTTAGTCGATTGTACAGAACCCATTCAACGCCAAAAAGGAACAAATAGTCTCCCTAAGGCTGTAGTAGATGGGCGTACCAAGGAGCTCAGGTCACCCAAACTACCCAACACTGAAATACTCGCTGAAAAAGTGATTCACTGTTTACAAACCCCTGAGTTGGCTGTCACATTAGGTAATAACGCTTATGCAAGAGCGGTGCAGGAATTTTCTTTAGAGCGCTACTGCAAGGATTTGGACAATTTTTACAGAGAGTTAACCCATTATAAATAA
- the waaF gene encoding lipopolysaccharide heptosyltransferase II → MPYKKILISNRAGIGDTVLTTPVLKALREKFPDSKLTLMISDYALPIVDGLPFVDEIIAYNKKKHSVLSIVKKIWKYDLALCLDFKYRTALMAYLARIPIRAGLRHKRKFFMTNPVERDLNYEMIYEPYNYSNIIKNSTGITLEGDLSRLYIGPVDEKDRIYAEHLLQKHAINSARGFIAIAPFTSWAPKNWPLSYYNELIQRLKTKNPSYEIVLIGEAVDAARTDAITGAVSFLGQTTLKQMAEIIRRSSLFIGGCSGPIHIAAAVDTPIVGIYGPTSAKHWAPVKKSIILAQCEKCSPCDGRISFCDKETCLKAITVDKVYEACNKQFSKNYL, encoded by the coding sequence GTGCCATATAAAAAAATTCTTATAAGTAACCGGGCGGGAATTGGGGATACGGTGTTAACAACACCGGTATTAAAAGCTTTGAGAGAAAAATTTCCTGATAGTAAACTCACGCTGATGATCTCTGACTATGCGCTGCCAATAGTTGATGGCCTGCCTTTCGTGGATGAGATTATTGCTTATAATAAAAAGAAACATAGTGTATTAAGTATTGTTAAGAAAATTTGGAAGTATGATTTGGCTTTATGTCTGGACTTTAAATATCGTACTGCGCTTATGGCATACTTGGCCCGTATACCGATTCGAGCCGGCCTTAGACATAAAAGGAAATTTTTTATGACCAATCCCGTAGAACGGGATCTCAACTATGAAATGATATATGAACCCTATAATTATAGCAACATTATCAAAAACAGTACTGGAATTACGCTAGAAGGTGATTTATCCAGATTGTACATTGGTCCGGTGGATGAGAAAGACAGAATTTATGCCGAACACCTATTGCAAAAACATGCGATTAACTCAGCACGCGGTTTTATTGCTATTGCTCCATTTACCTCCTGGGCTCCTAAAAACTGGCCACTAAGCTATTATAATGAACTGATACAACGGCTTAAAACTAAAAATCCGTCCTATGAAATTGTTTTGATTGGTGAGGCGGTAGATGCCGCCAGGACTGATGCGATTACGGGTGCAGTCAGCTTCTTGGGGCAGACAACACTCAAACAAATGGCCGAAATCATCAGACGATCAAGTTTGTTTATTGGTGGCTGCAGCGGACCTATCCATATAGCGGCAGCAGTAGATACCCCCATAGTCGGGATTTATGGACCGACTTCGGCAAAGCATTGGGCACCTGTAAAAAAAAGTATTATTTTAGCTCAGTGTGAAAAATGCAGTCCCTGCGACGGACGTATATCCTTTTGTGACAAAGAGACATGTTTAAAAGCCATTACCGTGGATAAGGTATATGAAGCTTGCAACAAACAATTCTCAAAAAATTATTTATAA
- a CDS encoding O-antigen ligase family protein, whose translation MMSNIAFLDKAIFYMLTCYALFSCISIAGTSIALSLAVILAVIRLVKQPEKPDMDRGLVQALLFFFLTLLISALAAYDSATGFAQVWKYFYRMVPLFLVVLFIKKPQQMVVVLLALSVSIFIAGSYTIWQGIHGQQRAAAFGANAMILAGYLVQMIPLLFVMVTAKGYLEKRKRMLLAIVLLISLLALVFNATRGAWVAVAVSLLLYGLMNIKKHKYILPSIVIVCLGVGIVIGATPALEKRVASITDLTERSNAERLLLWQSGWNMFKDHPLTGVGPDNFETLYQGKYVLPAAKQPELSHAHNNFVHMAAETGILGLTGFVYMFGYILYISWHRYRLSPANIWAAGCFFVTVGLLMQGLTEFNFGNSAVTRLYWFIVGLMLVSGSIYNNRENRRL comes from the coding sequence ATGATGAGTAATATCGCTTTTTTGGACAAGGCAATTTTTTATATGCTAACTTGTTATGCCTTGTTTTCCTGTATTTCAATTGCCGGAACCAGTATTGCGTTGTCGCTGGCGGTTATTTTAGCGGTTATCCGACTGGTGAAGCAGCCGGAAAAACCGGATATGGACCGGGGACTGGTGCAAGCGCTGCTATTTTTCTTTCTTACCTTACTAATATCAGCTTTAGCCGCTTATGATTCAGCAACTGGTTTCGCCCAGGTTTGGAAATATTTTTACCGCATGGTACCGCTCTTTCTGGTGGTGCTTTTTATAAAAAAACCGCAACAAATGGTTGTAGTTCTGCTGGCTCTCAGTGTATCCATATTTATTGCCGGCAGTTATACTATTTGGCAGGGGATACATGGACAGCAGCGGGCAGCGGCATTTGGCGCCAATGCCATGATCCTGGCCGGATATCTGGTTCAGATGATTCCGTTATTATTTGTAATGGTTACAGCTAAGGGATATTTAGAGAAAAGGAAACGGATGCTATTAGCGATAGTTCTCCTGATTTCCCTGCTGGCGCTGGTCTTTAACGCTACCAGAGGAGCCTGGGTGGCGGTAGCTGTTAGCCTGCTGCTCTACGGACTTATGAATATAAAAAAGCATAAGTATATTCTGCCAAGTATTGTAATAGTTTGTCTGGGAGTAGGTATAGTGATCGGGGCAACGCCGGCGCTGGAGAAAAGAGTAGCTAGTATTACCGATCTTACTGAACGTTCAAATGCCGAAAGGCTTCTGCTTTGGCAAAGCGGCTGGAATATGTTCAAGGATCATCCGTTAACAGGTGTCGGACCCGATAACTTTGAAACCCTCTATCAGGGAAAATACGTTTTACCGGCGGCAAAACAACCGGAGTTATCACATGCTCATAATAACTTTGTCCATATGGCAGCCGAAACAGGAATTCTGGGCTTGACAGGCTTTGTATATATGTTCGGATACATTTTGTATATTTCCTGGCATCGGTACCGGTTATCCCCGGCCAATATCTGGGCGGCAGGTTGTTTTTTTGTTACTGTCGGTTTGCTTATGCAAGGACTTACCGAGTTTAACTTTGGCAATTCTGCGGTTACCCGGTTATATTGGTTTATTGTCGGGCTGATGCTGGTGTCAGGCAGTATATATAATAATCGGGAAAACAGACGCTTGTGA
- a CDS encoding glycosyltransferase family 2 protein has product MGVSAAIITCNEEANIKRCLESITWVDEIIIVDSGSTDRTLEIARQYTDKIYHQDWLGFAEQRNVSLTKVTGDWILIIDADEEVTPALRNAILHMTQAATNHAAFTITRKNIFMGKVLNSYVEKKLRLFKGGILTFHGQVHEAAIFNGSTGHLSGGTLIHHQYTDLEAQLAKMNTYSTLAARERYAANKKYGVLALVVRPLLDFLKRYILKGGFRDGMPGFISAVLRAFYTFSRFAKLYELHKKS; this is encoded by the coding sequence GTGGGCGTGAGTGCAGCCATTATAACATGTAACGAAGAAGCAAATATTAAACGTTGCCTTGAATCCATCACCTGGGTGGATGAAATTATAATCGTAGACTCCGGCAGTACTGACAGGACACTGGAAATCGCCAGACAGTATACCGACAAGATATACCACCAGGATTGGCTGGGGTTTGCCGAGCAGCGGAATGTGTCGCTCACAAAAGTAACCGGTGACTGGATCTTAATTATTGATGCTGACGAAGAAGTAACACCGGCATTACGGAATGCCATCCTGCACATGACGCAGGCTGCAACCAATCATGCTGCCTTTACGATTACAAGAAAAAATATTTTTATGGGAAAAGTCCTCAATTCCTATGTTGAAAAAAAATTGCGCCTTTTTAAGGGCGGAATTTTAACCTTTCATGGTCAGGTACACGAAGCCGCTATCTTTAACGGCTCTACCGGCCATCTATCCGGCGGCACGTTGATTCACCACCAATATACTGATTTGGAAGCTCAGCTTGCTAAAATGAACACCTATTCCACCCTGGCTGCCCGGGAACGCTATGCCGCTAACAAAAAATATGGAGTTCTTGCTTTGGTGGTTCGCCCCTTGCTTGATTTTTTAAAGCGCTATATTTTAAAAGGTGGTTTTCGCGATGGTATGCCTGGGTTTATTTCGGCAGTTTTACGGGCATTCTATACCTTTTCCAGGTTTGCAAAACTATATGAGTTGCATAAGAAATCATAA
- a CDS encoding glycosyltransferase family 2 protein: MSERISIIMPAYNLEKYISDSIMSVQRQTYTDWQLLVIDDGSKDETPNIVQAIAVSDQRVQLLCQKNSGSAGARNAGLNAATGKYIAFLDGDDLWEPTFLAELLAAKQAAGTAMAYCGYLHLYDVGLKSKFSYPYVSGDILEAVIRGKTQVHIGCLLVDKSVIEQNNIRFTEGCLIGQDQEFIIKLVAVAEVQAVPRELMQYRIRAGSAINSQWNWQKHIHAILGLKRAAAAVLVQKAGVDSVSQLENIFQQRIAYKVFKFLWRMLKKGHQAEVRELMEADFGKDFAQLDVEQLKLVDRIKYRVVCSQNPLLWDLVAKLKVI; this comes from the coding sequence ATGAGTGAACGAATATCCATCATTATGCCTGCCTATAATCTGGAGAAATACATTAGTGACAGTATTATGTCTGTGCAGCGCCAGACGTATACTGATTGGCAATTGTTGGTCATTGATGATGGATCAAAAGATGAAACACCAAACATTGTGCAAGCGATAGCGGTAAGCGACCAACGGGTTCAATTGCTTTGTCAAAAGAATAGCGGCTCAGCCGGTGCAAGAAATGCCGGACTTAATGCGGCAACAGGGAAATATATTGCATTTCTCGACGGTGACGATTTATGGGAGCCAACCTTTCTTGCTGAATTGCTGGCCGCTAAACAGGCGGCCGGCACAGCAATGGCTTATTGTGGCTATTTGCATCTGTATGATGTGGGGTTAAAATCTAAATTTAGCTATCCATATGTCAGTGGTGATATTTTAGAAGCTGTAATCCGAGGCAAGACCCAAGTACATATAGGGTGCTTGCTTGTTGACAAGTCGGTGATTGAACAAAATAATATCCGGTTTACCGAAGGGTGCCTTATCGGGCAGGATCAGGAATTTATTATTAAACTCGTTGCTGTTGCTGAAGTACAGGCTGTGCCACGAGAATTAATGCAGTACCGGATTAGGGCCGGATCTGCCATCAATTCTCAATGGAATTGGCAGAAGCACATCCATGCCATCTTGGGCCTAAAAAGAGCGGCAGCGGCAGTACTCGTACAGAAGGCAGGCGTAGACAGCGTTTCACAACTGGAAAATATATTTCAGCAGCGTATAGCGTATAAAGTATTTAAGTTTCTGTGGCGGATGTTAAAAAAAGGACATCAAGCAGAAGTACGTGAGTTAATGGAAGCTGATTTTGGCAAGGATTTTGCACAGCTTGATGTCGAACAGTTAAAACTGGTTGACAGGATCAAATACCGGGTTGTTTGTTCTCAAAACCCCTTGCTATGGGATTTGGTTGCCAAACTCAAAGTTATATAA